A window of the Lactuca sativa cultivar Salinas chromosome 7, Lsat_Salinas_v11, whole genome shotgun sequence genome harbors these coding sequences:
- the LOC122195119 gene encoding uncharacterized protein LOC122195119: MNVVSSMGSLALLSKGKSVAEEEEELDLSECDLKNEEYALMVSNPKKFARKKFPTSKNRNWQGSYSFEKVKEEIKNVPQQEEAKKESKLVGDSGYDYNFCHSKNHFAKDYMLRKLFEKKDGEDDEAYHLRKLEEIKKKTISNSMNALIVQENIVDDEFEGVEVWSTDFEDEEVRKPTHGKVFVAKEDNIEFAGRCLMVTTGVSQMR, translated from the coding sequence ATGAATGTGGTTTCTAGTATGGGATCTTTGGCCCTTCTCTCAAAGGGCAAGAGCGtggctgaagaagaagaagagttggaTCTTTCTGAATGTGATCTGAAAAACGAAGAATATGCATTGATGGTCTCTAATCCCAAGAAGTTTGCTCGTAAAAAGTTTCCTACctccaagaaccgaaactggcaagggagctatagttttgaaaaagtgaaaGAGGAGATTAAAAATGTTCCTCAACAAGAAGAAGCAaagaaggagagcaagcttgTAGGTGACTCTGGATATGATTATAATTTCTGTCATAGCaaaaatcactttgccaaagattatATGTTGAGAAAATTGTTCGAGAAGAAggatggagaagatgatgaagcgtATCACCTGCGCAAACtggaagaaataaagaagaaaacCATTAGcaattctatgaatgctttaattgtgcaggaaaaCATTGTTGATGATGAGTTCGAAGGCGTAGAAGTCTGGTCTACAGACTTTGAAGACGAAGAAGTTCGCAAGCCCACACATGGCAAGGTTTTTGTGGCGAAGGAAGATAACATTGAGTTTGCTGGAAGGTGTTTAATGGTGACTACTGGAGTGTCACAAATGAGATGA
- the LOC111884975 gene encoding style cell-cycle inhibitor 1-A, with translation MGTDRKSKKKRSPAEFSSEDEGKNKRRRSSETKSDKKERDSDRKHKSHKSSSTKEGKHKHKSKHHKHERRVISNFKELSDADYFSKNNEFATWLKDEKDMFFSDLSSESARKLFAEFIKDWNKQKLDSKYYDGIVTGPRTSHNWKIKVDTKG, from the exons ATGGGTACCGATCGGAAGTCGAAAAAGAAGAGGTCTCCGGCTGAGTTCTCGTCGGAAG ATGAAGGGAAGAACAAAAGGCGTAGAAGTTCAGAAACAAAGAGTGATAAGAAAGAGAGAGACTCCGATAGGAAGCACAAATCGCATAAATCTTCAAGTACAAAAG AAGGGAAGCACAAACACAAAAGTAAACACCACAAGCATGAACGTCGTGTG ATATCAAATTTCAAGGAGCTTTCAGACGCTGATTACTTCTCCAAAAACAATGAATTTGCCACATGGCTCAAAGATGAGAAAGACATGTTCTTCTCAGATCTTTCTTCAGAATCTGCACGTAAACTATTTGCAGAATTCATCAAAGATTGGAACAAACAAAAGCTTGATTCCAAATATTATGATGGCATTGTGACAGGGCCACGAACATCTCATAATTGGAAAATCAAAGTGGATACAAAAGGGTAA